One Rhea pennata isolate bPtePen1 unplaced genomic scaffold, bPtePen1.pri scaffold_26, whole genome shotgun sequence genomic region harbors:
- the LOC134154354 gene encoding olfactory receptor 14C36-like: MSNSSSFNRFLLQAFANTRELQLLHFAFFLGIYLAAFLGNGLIITTIACNHRLHTPMYFFLLNLSILDLGTISTTVPKSMANSLWDTRAISYSGCAAQLFFLVLFIFAEYFLLTAMAYDRYIAICRPLHYGTLMGSRACVKMAAAAWASGFLCAVLHTANTFSIPLCQGNILEQFFCEIAQILKLSCSDTSLREVRLIVVSACLVSGCFVFTVLSYVEIFTAVLRIPSEQGRHKAFSMCLPHLAVVSLFVSTITFAHLKPPSISSPSLDLVMAVLYSVVPPTVNPLFYSMRNKELQDAVRKQIRWVQCREQ; the protein is encoded by the coding sequence atgtccaacagcagctccttcaacaGGTTCCTCCTCCAGGCATTTGCCAACacgcgggagctgcagctcctgcactttgCGTTCTTcttgggcatctacctggctgccttcctgggcaatggcctcatcatcacaaCCATAGCCTGCAACCACCGCCTCCACACCCctatgtacttcttcctcctcaacctctccatccttgaccttggcaccatctccaccactgtccccaaatccatggccaattccctgtgggacaccagagccatttcctactcaggatgtgctgcccagctcttttttcttgtccttttcatttttgctgagtattttcttctcactgccatggcctatgaccgctatattgccatctgcagacccTTGCACTATGGGACcctcatgggcagcagagcttgtgtcaaaatggcagcagctgcctgggccagtggttttctctgtgctgtcctgcacactgctaacacattttcaataccactctgccaaggcaacatcctagagcagttcttctgtgaaattgcccagatcctcaagctctcctgctcagacacCAGCCTCAGGGAAGTGAGGCTTATTGTGGTTAGTGCCTGTTTAGtctctgggtgttttgttttcactgtgctgtcTTATGTggagatcttcactgctgtgctgaggatcccatCTGAGCAGGGCcgacacaaagccttttccatgtgcctccctcacctggctgtggtctccctcTTTGTCAGCACTATTACGTTTGCCCATCTGAAGCcgccctccatctcctccccatctctggaTCTGGTGATGGCAGTTCTGTACTCTGTTGTGCCTCCAACAGTAAACCCGCTcttctacagcatgaggaacaaggagctgcaagatgcagtgaggaagcaGATCAGGTGGGTACAATGTCGGGAGCAGTAA